The following proteins are encoded in a genomic region of Synechococcus sp. ROS8604:
- a CDS encoding ABC transporter permease, with the protein MAAVHQAGAIGLAVDGAVLWLLTHVQSLFDVVNAGVLSLAVWIEQVLRAPSPWSFALIVAGLGLWRVSGGFALFALLGLNLVLAMGLWDPMISTLALVLAASFLALLLGLPMGVLSARLPWVWRLLRPCLDLMQTMPAFVYLIPAVMLFSTGAVPAIIATLVFAMPPVVRLTHLGLRQVPLDLMEAGRAFGCSELQLLWKVQMPSALPTVMSGVNQTIMLALSMVVIASMIGGGGLGDVVLRGIQQLDVGLGFEGGIAVVILAVILDRLSQSLMLEGERTVEARSRRWRSLWRTP; encoded by the coding sequence TTGGCTGCCGTGCATCAAGCTGGCGCCATCGGCTTAGCTGTTGATGGTGCGGTGCTGTGGTTGCTCACCCACGTACAAAGCCTCTTCGACGTCGTCAATGCTGGAGTCCTGTCGCTTGCTGTCTGGATTGAGCAAGTGCTCCGAGCACCTTCACCATGGAGTTTTGCTCTGATCGTGGCTGGTCTTGGCCTCTGGCGAGTGAGCGGTGGATTTGCGTTGTTCGCACTGCTCGGTTTGAACTTGGTCCTGGCGATGGGCCTTTGGGACCCGATGATCTCCACCCTTGCCCTCGTGTTGGCGGCGTCATTCCTGGCCTTGCTGCTTGGTCTGCCGATGGGGGTGTTGTCAGCTCGTTTGCCATGGGTTTGGCGGCTGCTTCGGCCTTGTTTAGACCTGATGCAGACCATGCCTGCTTTTGTTTACCTGATTCCAGCAGTGATGTTGTTCAGCACAGGCGCTGTTCCGGCGATCATCGCCACCTTGGTCTTTGCGATGCCTCCCGTGGTCCGTCTGACCCATCTCGGACTTCGTCAGGTCCCCTTGGATCTGATGGAGGCTGGGCGTGCCTTTGGCTGCAGTGAGTTGCAATTGCTCTGGAAGGTGCAGATGCCAAGTGCGTTGCCCACGGTGATGAGTGGGGTCAATCAAACGATCATGTTGGCTTTGTCGATGGTGGTGATTGCCTCAATGATTGGAGGTGGTGGCCTCGGCGACGTCGTGCTGCGCGGGATTCAGCAACTGGATGTGGGCCTTGGTTTTGAGGGTGGGATAGCGGTTGTGATTCTTGCGGTCATCCTCGATCGACTCAGTCAGAGCTTGATGCTGGAGGGTGAGAGAACGGTGGAAGCGCGCTCCCGCCGCTGGCGCTCGCTATGGAGAACACCATGA